In the genome of Enterococcus hirae ATCC 9790, one region contains:
- a CDS encoding SpaH/EbpB family LPXTG-anchored major pilin, translated as MKKEWKAIDICWGILFVLSAVLGSWVGQSPVFAATDQEVAQVILHKKKALSLPNVIQNSGKEMTEFDQYQGLGDVSFTVYNVTNQFYEQRNNGKSVEEAQQAVQELTPGEPITSGTTDAQGSVTLELPKSQNGKDAVYVIKEEPKAGVVAAGNMVLAFPVYEMIKQPDGSYQYGTEELDTIHLYPKNLVSNNGVLQVKKVGTAENEPLNGAVFNISKTEGAVKKYLHSVKDGLYTWTTDQTAAKSFLTGKTYHIGTADFIEENSEKGQMEIYGLEVGHYLLEEVKAPDNAALIESQTKTAFEITENNQTPVEKTIKNDTSKVEKSTPKLNGKDVAIGEMIQYEIKVNLPEGIADKEGSMNKYTKFNLIDQHDAALTFHHAVNGTNGYALYDGETTIDPSHYTVIEQENGFTVAVDPAYIPSLTPGGTLKFIYYMYLNDQANPTTGYQNEANVENDYTKDQTPPTVEVVTGGKQFIKVDGAVSTNQPLAGASFVVRDQDSSEANYLLIDPQTKAVNWTKEQGKATVFTTEKDGLITIIGLAYGTYYLEEIKAPENYVQLTNRLSFVVDEQSYHLSGQVISPEKVPNKHKGTLPSTGGKGIYLYLTIGTVLLIMGIGYFVKVKKSHQ; from the coding sequence ATGAAAAAAGAGTGGAAAGCAATCGACATTTGTTGGGGAATATTATTCGTGTTATCAGCTGTTTTAGGTAGCTGGGTAGGGCAATCGCCTGTCTTTGCAGCTACCGATCAAGAAGTTGCACAAGTGATCTTGCATAAAAAAAAAGCACTTTCTTTACCCAATGTTATTCAAAACAGTGGGAAAGAGATGACAGAGTTTGACCAATATCAAGGTCTAGGAGATGTATCATTTACTGTTTATAATGTAACGAATCAATTTTATGAACAACGAAATAATGGTAAATCAGTCGAAGAAGCGCAACAAGCAGTTCAAGAGCTGACTCCTGGAGAACCTATCACGTCGGGAACGACAGATGCACAAGGAAGCGTAACGCTGGAATTGCCAAAATCTCAAAACGGAAAAGATGCGGTTTATGTCATCAAAGAAGAACCGAAAGCAGGGGTAGTCGCAGCTGGCAATATGGTATTGGCTTTTCCTGTTTATGAAATGATCAAACAACCAGACGGCTCTTATCAGTATGGTACAGAAGAATTAGACACGATTCATTTATATCCTAAAAATCTTGTTTCTAATAATGGGGTATTGCAAGTCAAAAAAGTGGGGACAGCCGAAAATGAACCATTGAATGGCGCAGTCTTTAACATTTCAAAAACCGAAGGAGCAGTAAAAAAATACCTTCATAGTGTGAAAGACGGGCTTTATACTTGGACAACTGATCAAACCGCTGCTAAATCTTTTTTGACTGGGAAAACGTATCATATCGGGACAGCTGACTTCATTGAAGAAAACAGTGAAAAAGGTCAGATGGAAATTTACGGGTTAGAAGTTGGCCACTACCTTTTGGAAGAAGTGAAGGCACCAGATAACGCCGCATTGATTGAGAGTCAAACGAAAACAGCATTTGAAATTACCGAAAATAATCAAACGCCTGTCGAAAAAACGATTAAAAATGATACATCAAAAGTTGAAAAAAGTACGCCAAAATTAAATGGCAAAGATGTAGCAATTGGCGAAATGATCCAGTATGAAATCAAGGTCAATCTTCCCGAAGGAATTGCTGATAAAGAAGGTTCAATGAACAAATACACGAAATTCAATTTAATCGATCAACACGATGCAGCATTGACTTTTCATCATGCAGTCAATGGCACCAATGGCTATGCACTTTACGATGGAGAAACAACAATCGATCCAAGTCATTATACAGTGATTGAGCAAGAAAATGGCTTTACGGTGGCAGTTGATCCAGCGTACATTCCTTCTTTAACGCCTGGAGGAACATTGAAATTTATTTATTATATGTATTTGAATGACCAAGCAAATCCAACTACAGGATACCAAAATGAAGCAAATGTAGAAAACGACTATACGAAAGACCAAACACCACCAACTGTTGAAGTAGTTACAGGTGGTAAGCAGTTTATCAAAGTTGATGGAGCGGTTTCGACAAACCAACCGTTAGCAGGTGCTAGCTTTGTCGTTCGAGACCAAGATTCAAGTGAGGCGAACTATTTGTTGATTGATCCTCAAACGAAAGCCGTTAATTGGACGAAAGAGCAAGGAAAAGCGACTGTTTTTACTACTGAAAAAGATGGGTTGATTACCATCATTGGATTAGCTTATGGAACCTACTATTTAGAAGAAATCAAGGCACCAGAAAATTATGTACAGTTGACTAACCGCCTTTCATTTGTAGTCGATGAACAATCTTATCATTTGTCTGGACAAGTCATTTCACCAGAAAAGGTACCAAACAAGCATAAAGGAACATTACCTTCTACAGGTGGCAAAGGGATTTACCTTTACCTAACAATTGGTACAGTCTTATTAATCATGGGAATTGGTTATTTTGTAAAAGTAAAAAAATCCCATCAATAA